From Myxococcus stipitatus, one genomic window encodes:
- a CDS encoding endonuclease/exonuclease/phosphatase family protein, giving the protein MLLLLVSLTGCPIAENYGDDAGPRYAGDHRGPVNDSAGAPTSLTVVTFNLAFAEQVTEAITALTRTPLAGADVILMQEMDAPAVERIANELGMAYVYYPASVQVDGDDFGNAVLSRWPITADRKVNLPHDDPYHQQHRIAVVATLEVQGTPVQVVSVHNATPIVGLGGRLDQAETVIDAVDGTGPLRVIAGDFNTSDPGSQGQTVKLFSGRGYLWASEGVGDTVDSAIGGLPLDYVFSQGLSPLERGVDRRPAGSDHHPVWVRFSWPP; this is encoded by the coding sequence ATGCTCCTCCTGCTCGTCTCCCTCACCGGCTGCCCCATCGCGGAGAACTACGGCGATGACGCCGGCCCCCGCTATGCCGGTGACCACCGAGGGCCGGTCAACGATTCGGCCGGGGCGCCCACCTCGCTCACGGTCGTGACGTTCAACCTCGCCTTCGCCGAGCAGGTCACCGAGGCCATCACCGCCCTCACGAGGACCCCGCTCGCCGGAGCCGACGTCATCCTGATGCAGGAGATGGACGCGCCGGCGGTGGAGCGCATCGCCAACGAGCTGGGGATGGCCTATGTCTACTACCCGGCCTCCGTGCAGGTGGATGGCGACGACTTCGGCAACGCCGTGTTGAGCCGGTGGCCCATCACCGCGGACCGCAAGGTCAACCTCCCCCATGACGACCCCTATCACCAGCAGCACCGCATCGCGGTGGTCGCGACGCTGGAGGTCCAGGGGACGCCCGTGCAGGTGGTCTCCGTGCACAACGCGACGCCCATCGTCGGGCTCGGCGGCCGGCTCGACCAGGCGGAGACCGTCATCGACGCGGTCGACGGAACGGGGCCGCTGCGCGTCATCGCGGGGGACTTCAACACCTCCGACCCGGGCAGCCAGGGGCAGACCGTGAAGCTGTTCTCGGGCCGGGGCTACCTGTGGGCCTCGGAGGGAGTGGGGGACACCGTGGACTCCGCCATCGGCGGGCTGCCGCTCGACTACGTCTTCTCCCAGGGACTCTCTCCCCTGGAGCGCGGCGTGGACAGGCGCCCCGCCGGCAGTGACCACCACCCGGTCTGGGTGCGCTTCTCATGGCCTCCATGA
- a CDS encoding LysM peptidoglycan-binding domain-containing protein — MSNYRIRPGDTLSALAARFGTSVEKLARDNNIENPDLIYAGNSLNIGHSKSDSFEASNSRPGFRGGWSPDDVGGPTGAGPSSASDRMRRLAQAARSAAMGMGGYNSQGLCATGVSRALANALGISVSGNGNQIDNNLPRDKFKQVDMSLEEALKIPGLVLTWESTSTRLGSIYGHTAITLGDGHSSASDFIESNTTNNGRTGFKVFMPIE, encoded by the coding sequence ATGTCCAACTACCGCATCCGTCCTGGCGACACCCTCTCGGCCCTGGCGGCCCGCTTCGGCACCTCGGTGGAGAAGCTGGCTCGCGACAACAACATCGAGAACCCCGACCTCATCTACGCGGGGAACTCGCTGAACATCGGGCATTCCAAGAGTGACTCCTTCGAGGCGAGCAACAGCCGCCCGGGCTTCCGCGGCGGGTGGAGCCCGGATGACGTGGGTGGACCGACGGGGGCGGGCCCCAGCAGCGCGAGCGACCGGATGCGCCGGCTGGCGCAGGCGGCCCGCTCGGCGGCCATGGGCATGGGCGGCTACAACAGCCAGGGTCTGTGCGCCACGGGCGTGAGCCGGGCGCTCGCCAATGCCCTGGGCATCAGCGTGTCGGGCAACGGCAACCAGATCGACAACAACCTGCCGCGCGACAAGTTCAAGCAGGTCGACATGTCGCTGGAGGAGGCGCTGAAGATTCCGGGCCTCGTCCTCACCTGGGAGAGCACCTCCACGAGGCTGGGCAGCATCTACGGCCACACGGCCATCACGCTCGGCGACGGCCACTCCTCCGCGAGCGACTTCATCGAGAGCAACACGACCAACAACGGCCGCACCGGCTTCAAGGTCTTCATGCCCATCGAGTAG
- a CDS encoding LVIVD repeat-containing protein, with product MTVPWLSPRTRWLAGALVVVFILGGCEETPGSCSDAGTADSGPGGWDGGYTVLEERGDWPDMGPFSPCSLAQGAAPDCEALTPSLFDLSSCDTAALARVEAQGIHQAAMRTETPDGDGGTLVVVTSVGFMLHADGGPDTLASRPIATRQTEGGAFFLATKPPQATPSANFAFAGCQAPAPGVITGCYIRCVSGRFSRTGTFLAHRMDWSGREEESSGGLVLRSESRVELGWPADVYVAKDHAYVVSLDRPGQPGGLTVFDVRDRRHPVFKTSISIPGDSNWNGVWSLGDALYVASDVSGVIVYDISQPGEPLFLRALPSGQYGVHTVLVDGDRLYAADNEGLTRVYDATNPLAPEMRWTIRLDPVFSNGGPHDQFAYQGRLYINNTTAGFSVVDVTNLDDVRHLGQYVHGSYSHHNAVGTFAGRTIAFEGGEFAGSHLRVLDVTDPAHIVKIGEHRKRPVSSIHNMILRGNLLYVAWYQEGLRVLDVSHPPTPREVAHFNAFRETDPGRVDGIFQGVYGVRVPGDGFVYIVESGRGLLILDAL from the coding sequence ATGACGGTTCCTTGGCTCTCGCCGCGCACGCGGTGGTTGGCTGGTGCGTTGGTGGTGGTCTTCATCCTCGGGGGGTGCGAGGAGACTCCAGGCTCCTGCTCGGACGCGGGGACGGCCGACTCCGGGCCCGGGGGCTGGGACGGTGGCTACACCGTGTTGGAGGAGCGGGGAGACTGGCCGGACATGGGGCCCTTCTCGCCCTGTTCGCTGGCGCAGGGCGCGGCGCCGGATTGCGAGGCCCTGACGCCGTCCCTGTTCGACCTGTCCTCGTGTGACACGGCCGCGTTGGCTCGCGTGGAGGCCCAGGGCATCCACCAGGCCGCCATGCGCACGGAGACCCCGGACGGGGATGGTGGCACGCTCGTGGTCGTCACGTCCGTGGGGTTCATGCTCCACGCCGATGGCGGCCCCGATACCCTGGCCAGCCGGCCCATCGCCACGCGGCAGACCGAGGGCGGCGCGTTCTTCCTCGCCACGAAGCCGCCGCAGGCCACGCCCTCCGCGAACTTCGCCTTCGCGGGTTGTCAGGCTCCGGCGCCGGGAGTCATCACCGGCTGCTACATCCGCTGCGTCAGTGGACGGTTCTCCCGCACCGGGACGTTCCTGGCGCATCGCATGGACTGGTCCGGCCGCGAGGAGGAGTCCTCCGGGGGGTTGGTGCTGCGCTCGGAGTCCCGGGTGGAGCTGGGCTGGCCCGCGGACGTCTATGTCGCCAAGGACCACGCCTATGTGGTCTCGCTCGACAGGCCGGGACAACCTGGTGGCCTCACCGTCTTCGACGTGAGGGACCGGCGCCACCCTGTCTTCAAGACGTCCATCAGCATCCCGGGGGACTCCAACTGGAATGGGGTCTGGTCCCTCGGAGATGCCCTCTACGTCGCGAGCGATGTCTCGGGCGTCATCGTCTACGACATCTCCCAGCCCGGCGAACCGCTCTTCCTGCGCGCGCTCCCGTCGGGGCAGTACGGCGTGCACACGGTGCTCGTCGATGGAGACCGGCTGTATGCCGCGGACAACGAGGGCCTGACACGGGTCTACGACGCGACGAACCCGCTGGCGCCCGAGATGCGGTGGACCATCCGCCTGGACCCCGTCTTCTCGAACGGGGGGCCCCATGACCAGTTCGCCTACCAGGGGCGCCTGTACATCAACAACACGACCGCGGGCTTCTCCGTCGTGGACGTCACCAACCTCGATGACGTGCGGCACCTGGGGCAGTACGTCCATGGCAGCTATTCGCACCACAACGCGGTGGGCACGTTCGCGGGCCGCACCATCGCGTTCGAGGGAGGCGAGTTCGCCGGTTCCCACCTGCGCGTCCTGGACGTCACGGACCCGGCGCACATCGTGAAGATTGGCGAGCACCGCAAGCGCCCCGTCTCCTCCATCCACAACATGATTCTGCGCGGCAACCTGCTCTACGTCGCCTGGTATCAAGAGGGGCTGCGCGTGCTGGACGTCTCGCATCCTCCGACGCCGCGCGAGGTGGCGCACTTCAATGCCTTCCGTGAGACGGACCCCGGCCGGGTGGATGGCATCTTCCAGGGGGTCTACGGCGTCCGCGTCCCGGGGGATGGCTTCGTCTACATCGTGGAGTCCGGTCGTGGGCTGCTCATCCTCGACGCGCTTTGA
- a CDS encoding cupredoxin domain-containing protein — MNRLLCVLLVAFALACRSTSAPDSPDAGPGGNPVPVDAGPGGNHGIPDRATACASTDNPPGRVVEIAWPSRSNVHFATEGDTVRFVWDDDEPHNVLQVENFEGQDPPVDTYGDAHWPQQLASGAKTRKGSFDWNTGTSPCGYRPGIYFFVDEGNPAGGIVSVALTTREDPSPQYAPKPCGVLANPSHYNGRYAAYANRQDCTLYEVNNFTTVAHFDWVEPTFAAKQGDLVLFRWTGLHNVVQVHDVNEDTLLPGGLASGPRTNCAGGPNYTCVNGPYHLGEFLIDTTDHRPGMIHLSDGCAYGCADCPWECRGPAQIPTGTNMQFLLARAEPASSEEGACCALDPSKGRKCRIVDLYNDAEGMQFEYNVPVNRGDLVRMRWAGTLKIVQTTPGANGAPSRNPKPGGLAMSAPVECVPGPGWTCLGGNTAQAELVLDVDKAIREGKAERFDYGQNYFTFHAFGENTDGYSSQDSDILLYVARGEPYADNLPCP, encoded by the coding sequence ATGAACCGCCTCCTGTGCGTCCTCCTCGTCGCCTTCGCCCTGGCCTGCCGCTCCACGAGCGCTCCTGATTCTCCCGACGCGGGCCCCGGAGGAAACCCGGTCCCCGTGGACGCGGGGCCGGGAGGCAACCACGGCATCCCGGACCGGGCGACGGCCTGTGCCAGCACGGACAATCCGCCGGGGAGGGTGGTCGAGATCGCCTGGCCCAGCCGGAGCAACGTGCACTTCGCCACCGAGGGCGACACCGTGCGCTTCGTCTGGGATGACGACGAGCCGCACAACGTCCTCCAGGTCGAGAACTTCGAGGGGCAGGACCCACCGGTCGACACCTACGGCGACGCGCACTGGCCCCAGCAGCTCGCGAGCGGGGCGAAGACCCGCAAGGGCTCGTTCGACTGGAACACCGGCACCTCGCCCTGTGGTTATCGCCCGGGCATCTACTTCTTCGTGGACGAAGGCAACCCCGCGGGCGGCATCGTCTCCGTCGCCCTGACCACGCGCGAGGACCCCAGCCCCCAGTACGCCCCCAAGCCCTGCGGCGTGCTCGCCAACCCCAGCCACTACAACGGACGCTACGCGGCCTACGCGAACCGCCAGGACTGCACCCTGTACGAGGTCAACAACTTCACGACCGTCGCCCACTTCGACTGGGTGGAGCCGACCTTCGCGGCGAAGCAGGGAGACCTCGTCCTCTTCCGCTGGACCGGCCTGCACAACGTCGTGCAGGTCCACGACGTGAACGAGGACACGCTGCTCCCCGGAGGGCTCGCGAGCGGTCCACGCACCAACTGCGCGGGAGGGCCGAACTACACCTGCGTCAACGGCCCCTACCACCTGGGGGAGTTCCTCATCGACACCACCGACCACCGCCCGGGAATGATTCACCTCTCGGATGGCTGCGCCTACGGCTGCGCGGACTGCCCCTGGGAGTGCCGGGGCCCGGCCCAGATCCCCACCGGGACGAACATGCAGTTCCTCCTCGCCCGCGCGGAGCCCGCGTCGTCGGAAGAGGGCGCTTGCTGCGCGCTCGACCCGTCCAAGGGGCGCAAGTGTCGCATCGTGGACCTCTACAACGACGCGGAGGGGATGCAGTTCGAATACAACGTCCCGGTCAACCGGGGGGACCTGGTGCGCATGCGCTGGGCGGGCACGTTGAAGATCGTCCAGACGACGCCTGGCGCCAATGGCGCGCCCAGCCGCAATCCCAAGCCAGGAGGGCTCGCGATGAGCGCGCCAGTCGAGTGCGTCCCGGGCCCCGGCTGGACCTGTCTGGGAGGAAACACCGCCCAGGCCGAGCTCGTCCTCGACGTCGACAAGGCCATCCGCGAAGGCAAGGCCGAGCGCTTCGACTACGGCCAGAACTACTTCACGTTCCACGCCTTCGGAGAGAACACGGACGGCTACTCGTCGCAGGACTCCGACATCCTGCTCTATGTCGCGCGAGGCGAGCCCTACGCCGACAATCTCCCCTGCCCCTGA
- a CDS encoding DUF808 domain-containing protein, with translation MAGSSLIALIDDIATILDDVSILTKVAAKKTAGVLGDDLALNAEQVTGVNADRELPVVWAVAKGSLVNKAILVPAALAISALVPWLVTPLLMVGGAFLCFEGFEKLAHKFLHAKEADAHREELREALVNPSVDLVALEKDKIKGAVRTDFILSAEIITISLGTVATAAFATRVSVLVSIALIMTVGVYGLVAGIVKLDDAGLFLSRQSGAFPRKLGAGILRAAPLLMKFLSVAGTAAMFLVGGGILVHGVSSLHHAEESLTAWAAAVPGVGSVLGGLVPMLLNGAVGLGAGAVLLLVVTLGQKLVKGKGAK, from the coding sequence ATGGCCGGCAGCAGTCTGATTGCACTCATCGACGACATCGCGACCATCCTGGACGACGTCTCCATCCTGACGAAGGTGGCGGCGAAGAAGACGGCGGGCGTGCTCGGAGACGACCTGGCGCTCAACGCGGAGCAGGTTACGGGCGTGAACGCGGACCGGGAGCTGCCGGTCGTGTGGGCGGTCGCGAAGGGCTCGCTGGTCAACAAGGCCATCCTGGTGCCGGCGGCCCTGGCCATCAGCGCGTTGGTGCCCTGGCTGGTGACGCCGCTCCTGATGGTGGGCGGCGCGTTCCTGTGCTTCGAGGGCTTCGAGAAGCTGGCGCACAAGTTCCTGCACGCCAAGGAGGCCGACGCGCACCGCGAGGAGCTGCGCGAGGCGCTCGTGAACCCGAGCGTGGACCTGGTCGCCCTCGAGAAGGACAAAATCAAGGGCGCGGTGCGCACCGACTTCATCCTGTCGGCGGAGATCATCACCATCTCGCTGGGCACCGTGGCGACGGCGGCCTTCGCCACCCGCGTGTCGGTGCTGGTGAGCATCGCCCTCATCATGACCGTGGGCGTCTACGGGCTCGTGGCGGGCATCGTGAAGCTGGACGACGCGGGGCTGTTCCTCAGCCGCCAGTCCGGAGCCTTCCCGCGCAAGCTGGGGGCGGGCATCCTCCGCGCGGCGCCGCTGCTGATGAAGTTCCTCTCCGTGGCGGGGACGGCGGCCATGTTCCTGGTGGGCGGCGGCATCCTCGTGCACGGCGTCTCCAGCCTGCACCACGCGGAGGAGTCGCTCACCGCGTGGGCCGCGGCGGTGCCCGGCGTGGGCAGCGTCCTCGGGGGGCTCGTCCCCATGCTGCTCAACGGCGCCGTGGGGCTGGGCGCCGGGGCCGTGCTGCTGCTCGTGGTCACCCTGGGCCAGAAGCTGGTGAAGGGCAAGGGCGCGAAGTAG